CCCTTGGTCGGGCGATTAGTAATGTATAAGAACAGCAAAGATGACAGTGAAGAACGCATAATCATTTTACAACCTAGCGAATCTACTCGAGCAAAAGACCAATTGCTAGGCGACCGTAAAGCGATTAAACAAATGGAATTACTACCGTTATTACAAGAACAAGAAGGAGAAGATTAATTATGGGATTACTAGACACATTAAAAGAAGTTAAGAACGAAGGTTTTGACCCTAAGAAAGATACCGTATCCGATTTTGAAGACCTACCGTCAGGTGACTATGTGGTGCGCTTGAAATCAGCGGGCACACGCTACAATGAAAAACTTAGTCAATCAGAAATCACTTTTAACTTAGAAGTCGTATCAGGCGAGCATAAAGGATCGATCGAGTTTCTAAGCCTAAGTTTTGAAGATGAGGTGCCAGACTTTGTTAAGAAGAAAAACGCACGTATCTTATTAAAACTAAATGAGTTGCTAGACATTAAAGCGGCTGAATCTGAATTGAATGATGAAGTGAAAACCGCTGAAGCATTTAGTGATCGTGGGGTAGGCAACCAGGTTCTGATGAAATTACGCCTATCTAAGAACAAAAAAAATCCAGATTTCCCGTACCGCAATTATGAATTCGAACCCGTTCCTGACGAACCTGAGGATCCGTTCGGAGGAATTGGCGAGGAAGAACTTCCATTTTAAGTTATAAAACCATGTTACAAGGGTACTTTGTGAAATTTTGAAAAACAAGGGCAAATCCCTTGGGGCGCAAGGAGTTACGTCATGTTACACAAAAGGTTACAGCGGGTGTTACAAAAAGTAAAAAATAACATAAATCGTAATGAAAACGATCTTTATTTTGTAACTGTAACACCCCCTGTAACACCTAGTGTAACTTCCAAATCCATTGATATGACAGCATTATGAGGGGTCATGTTACAAAGTTACACCTAATAAATAGGGTATTAGTATTATATATAAAAAAATATCCCCTCTGTCCTTTTGTAACTTCACAAACTTTTGTGAGTTGGACAGAGGAGATAAATCGGCCTCTTATTTAATTTCTATTCTTAGAATAGCAGAAAGGGGAGAAGAAAGCAAGTGGCAGAAATCATTTTTGATAAATCGAGAAAAAATTTGAAACGTGTCTATGAACGAATCAAGAAAGGAACGATGTCTAAGATTGTTAATCCTGAAGTCTTGTTTCTAGCCATGGGTGGTTATAATCGAACCTTTGAATTATTGCTTGCCATGGGTTTACAGAAAGATGATATAGCGATCTTTTCAAATTTATATTTATCGCAAAACTTTATTGAAGAAACAGATGGTAAGCAAGTGCTATTGGTTAAGAAGATTAATTACTTAACAACAGTAAGAAAAGGTGAAAACTCGTCCTGGAAGTCCCTTGATTTAAATGTGGCTGATGCATTTGAAGAACAGATGATGGTATACGCTAACGCCACTCGTTCAGTAGGGAAGGGAAAGAATAAGACGGATTGGTTAAAACCTAGCATTGTGATCCTGGACGACCCTTCGCTTAATTTACAGTATGAAGGCCATAGATTCCGTTTCCAAACGAATCTCGGTTTTGTTCAAGTGAGAAATCGGAATGCTGACCCACTGGTGTTACTTGATGAGATTAAATATGTCGAGCCAGCTAAACGCATGATGTTTGCAATGTATCAGCAACAAGCGGTCAGTGAAGAACAAATATTGGACGCGCTAAGTCGCTTAATGTCAAAAGTGTGGCGTAGAGATGGCAATGTTTGGTATGTAAAGCCAACAGAATTCAAGGAGATTGTAGGATCAAACGAACTCGCTAACGTTCTTAAGGACACTCAAGAGCTAGGTATTACCCAATTCAAGAGTAATAAGCGTTATCACCAAGAAAATGCACGCTGGATTGTGATCCCTGATGAAGCCTTTGAATTTAAAGGGTTTGACTATAAAGATGAAGAGCAATTGTTCCAAGAAGAACTGGAAGTCGAGAAGGAACAAGAGCAAGCTTTTGCCGAACAACAGGAAGAACAGCTTAACAAGATCCTGTTCAAAGAATTCACCCTTAATCTCAAGACAGGCTATATCGGTAAGCAAATGGCACGAAGTGAGAATGAAACCTTGCAATCCTTTATTAGCACGACAGACGACATTGAGAACGAGGTGCAAGGAATCGAGTTGCTATCGCAAGCTAACACTGAAGAAGAATACAAGGAGATTAAGAAACATAATCTCTGTTATTTCCTCGATGGCGTATTCAAAGATGATGAACGCAATGATAGCAATTACGTTGGTGGTAAACGCCTAATCAGTATTGATATTGACGATGGCGACTACACCCGAGAATCGATTGAAGACCGCTTACAGTCCTTAGATCTTTTTGGTTTAGTGTATCCAACCCCTAAGTATTACTTCAATGGGGAGAAGCGCTGGCGAATCATTCTCATGGCAGACAAAGACATGACTAAAAAAGAGTACAAGTACACGGTCAAGGGTGTGGCAGACATGTTAAGTCTTGAGTTTGACCCCGCAAGCGCTAAGATCTCACAACTCATGGGTTACCCCTTAGCTGAAAAAGATATCTCAACCGTGGTGGGCACACTCGTTAATGTGGATCAGTTCCAACCTGATGAAGATGAATCTGAACACCATGCGAACGTGGTGCAATTCAAAGACAGTAACAAATCACTAATTGATTTCGATCATGCCCAAGCACGCCTGCTCAAAGAGGTCCTCACCAATGGTGTTCCAGAAGGCAGACGTAACGAAACTTATTATCAAGTTATTAAATACTTACGAGATACCCAAGCCAATCCTGAGTATGAACTATGGTTTAAGGAAGCCCTCGACCTGGAAGCCCTTGTTAAAGACCAAATGCGAGCAGACGGACTGGATGACCGTGAGATCGCACTCATTTGTAGAGAGGAGAACTAATCGTGTATGACTTTTCAAAAGCACTAACTAACAATATCGAACGAACGTACACCTATGCTTATGCCAGCAATGCTTTTCAATACCCTAAGCCCGCTTACGAATATAACGCCCTAGAGTTCTTTCACCGTCTACTAGAAATCGAGCCTTTCAAAGCTTTTATGAACCTCGAGCGTTATGGCTTCAAGCAAACCAAGCGAGCCCTCGACCGCTATGAGATCCCTTACACAGCAGATCAAGAGCGGCGAGCCCGAGTGTTCTATGACGTGACCACCCTCATGCTTGCCCGAAGTAGTGACTATGTTTCACTCGACTTAGGCACAGAAGACCTGGAGGGCACAGGCGTGGTCTTGTATAAAGCGCCTAACACTTATACCACATACGACACACTGGCGGTTGCTAAGTTTATCCGTAACTTACCTGCCCACCAGAAGGTTAATAATACCATCTACACCGCTGAACTTCCTGACCTATTGAAACGCTCAAACGAACAGATGGAAGCCCTAGAAACATGCGTCACACACAAGGTCTCATGCTTAATTGGTGGTGCAGGGACAGGGAAATCATTTGTCACAGCGAATATCATTAATCAACTCAAAGAGAACGATCAGCGAGTGGTGGTGCTGGCGCCTACCCATAAAGCCAAGGAAGCCTTGCAAGAGAAGCTGGAGGACAACGTCACGGTTCGAACCATCCATAGCTATATTTATAAACCCGAAGATTGTGACGCTATCGTGATTGATGAAAGCGGTATGTTATCAACCCCACTCTTTAAAGGCCTAATCAATAATTATAAGAACCAGCAATTGGTGTTTGTAGGAGATAAGAACCAATTACCGCCGATCGAGTATGGACGTCCTTTTGAACTCTTGCAACAATCCGTTACGGTTAGCGAACTCAAAGAAAATAGACGGTCAGAAGCGGCGGACATTATCGCTTTAGGCAAAGAAGTTATTGGTATTCCACAAAACGCTAATATGAATACCCCAAACATTGTCTTTGCACCCACGATCCAATCTGCTTTTGAAGATGAAGGAGCAGAGGTCTTACTCACTTTCACTAATGCAGACGTGAAAGGAACTAACGAGCAACAAAAACTTAAAGACGCTCCTGCCTCGATTTACCCCGAGTTTTCAATTGGCGACAAGATCATTGCTAAAACGAACAAGAAGGGAAAACACTTTAATGGTGAACTGTTTACGATTATTGATTATGACCTCATTGAGAGCAAGACAACGGGAAGAAAAGTACGGCTTAACACGCCGCAAGACTTGGCTTACAATTTCGATCTCGCATACGGACTAACGATCCACAAGTCACAAGGCAGCGAATGGGACGTGGTGGCCTATAAACCAAGCGATCTCGACACCCGTAACTTGGCATACGTGGCAATCACTCGAGCCAAGAAAAAGCTAGTCATTATAGGGGACTTGAAATCAGAGTACTTAGCACAGGACGACTGGAGGTTTATTAGTTGAAGTTAATCGCATTTGATCAGTCCACAACAGCAACTGGTTTTTGCGTGATGGAGATGGGAAGTGCAGACATTATCGCTTATGACGTGATTAAACCCGTAGGCGAAGTGAATGACCGCATTAGAGAAATAATCCGCAAGGCCATGTGGCTTTGCGAACATTACGAGGTAGGCTTTGTGTTTATTGAAGGCATACAGGTACAGCGTAACCCCGTAGTGTACGAGAAACTAGCCAAGCTGGAAGGCACATTAGAAATTTGTTTAGAAGAAAAAGGGTATTTCGTGAATGTGATAAAAGCGAGCGAATGGCGCAAGTTGGTGGGCATTAAAGCCCGTAAGCGCAAAGACGCTAAGAAAGCAGCCATAGCCATGGTGAAAGACCTTTATGACATAGAACCGACTGAAGACGAGTGCGAAGCCATCCTTTTCGCACGAGCCTTTAGCCTACAAGATTGGGAAGGAGTACCAGAATGACCTTAACAAAAGAAGAACTCAAGAAACTAGTCGAAGAAATGATCGGGTAAGGAGGCAACAGACATGGAAGATAAAAACCCAGTTCTTTATTTCTTTGCGGCTTGTGGTGTTTTTACAATGCTTGCTTTCATTGTTTTGCTTTTAACAACATTCTTCAAAGACCAACACCCACTGGAAGTCACTAGCCAACCCGAACTCATTGGTCAATACGACATAACGGGTGATAGTTACACCAAACGCACTTTACAAATCTATCGCATTGAAACAAATCAAGGCGAAGAACTGGTCGCCACAGAATGGAGGAACTAGTGATGGATAACTATGAAGTCTTGAACCAACGCTTAGAAGAATACGAAGAAAAAGTCGAGAGAACCAAAGAGTTTCTAAACCTACTGGAAGTCAGTGGAGATATCCCACAGCAAGGTGATCAGTACTGGTATATCCATAAAGTGGTTATGCCAATGATTTGGGATAATGACCCAACTGATTATGACCGCTTAAAAGAAGGAAATACTTACCCGACTAAAGACCACTGCCAATACGAACTTGAGAAAGACGCCGTAGCAGACGAACTCAAAGCTTTATCAGACGTAGACGATGATTATGATTGGGGTAATAAATACGCTTATGGATTAGCTTGTGTAGATGAAGGTTTGTATTCAGTAGAAATGTCTTATCCTGTCGCTAATGCCATTATGTTTTCTAGCAAAGAAAAATTATGGCAAGCGGTCGACTTAGTTGGAGGGAAACGCATAAAAGATTTTCTGTTTGGGGTGATTGATGATGAGTGAAAAGGTAAAAGTGCCACAAATCGTGGCGGAATACTTAGAAATGCAAGAAAAAGTTAATCATTGGGTGGACCAAAGTGATTATAACGATAGAGCAAAATTGCTACACGAAGCACAAAAGAATGGTTACGAGATCGAAACCGCTGAAGACGTGATGAAAGAGTTGGAAGACCTAACAATCAATAAAGATTCTACCCTTTATAAGTTAGATTTCTATTCTATAATCGCTTTCGACTATCAAAGAGAAGAACTGTTTGTGGATACCGTTCCTTATGCCGCAGCAAATACTCCTTTATTTTTAACAGAAACTGAAGCTTTAGACGCTATCGATAAAGTGGGCAGAGACCGAATCAAAAGACATTTATTTAGGGGAATACATGATGAAATTGAAGATTGACCTTAATTACCACTATGAATCCAACATAAGTGAAGACGAGCGAATAAAAATTATGGAATACTTGCATGACGATAACGGTATGTTGTCAAATGATTTCGTTAGAGAAATTGAAGCAGAATTCAATGACGTGACCTTTATCCAAGACGGAAGAGATGAATGGGGCATTATAGATGATCTTACAATTGGAATTGACTATCCCTGAAACGAGTTTTATCGCTAATTACACATGCGTTTATGCAAAAGGTTGTCACATTCCAAGCTATATTCAAATCGAGGTGATAGCAGATGAGTAACAAAATACTTGTCCCACAAGTGGTGGCGACATGGATCGAGAACCGTTTCGAAGGTGGCTTTGAACAAGGCTTTACCTTAAAGGATCTCTTTTTTAACAATCATTATGACCCAATTGACGAACGACTGGAAGCTTGGTTGTTTTCAAGCGAGGAAGAAGAAAATATTCAGCGTCAAAAGATCTTACTGGAAGCTATTGTGAACGGTTATGAAGTAAGGGACGATGAACAGATACTAAGGGTTAAACGCCTAACAAATACCGCTAAATTGCCCACCAAGGCTCATGAAACAGACGCTGGTTTTGATATCTATGCTGATCAAAAGTTTGAAGCGGACGAGAATAGTATTATGCCTAAAACCGTTTCAACAGGAATAGCGATTAAAATTCCTGACGGTTATTACGGACGATTGGTAGGGCGAAGCGGCTTAACAAGTCACACAGGCTTAAGAGTACACGAAGGCATTATTGATAGCGGCTATACAGGGGAACTCAAGGTCATGTGTAGCTTTGTTTGTCCTTATGCCGTTAACAAAGGTAATAAGATTGCCCAACTCATCATTCAACCCTTACCAGCATTCGAAGTATTAGAAGTTGACGAGCTACCGCAAACTGACCGCAACACTGGTGGCTTTGGGAGCACGGGCGTATGAGTAAAACATGTCCATGGCTTAGGTATAAAAAACTTGATTTTTTAGTTTCGTGCAATGAATGGCAATACGAGCTAACGTCTATGGAATGGAACACATATAACTATTGCCCGTTTTGTGGCAGACAAATTGAATGGAGGGACGCTTTATGATTCCTAAATTTAGAGCGTGGAATAAACTTACACAAACAATGGAACCCGTTAATACCATGGATTTTAACTATGGAGAAATTAACACTTTTGATGGTTGTGGCTGTCAAGATAATACCCTAAGTTTTGACGACATTATCCTGATGAGATGGACGGGATTAACAGATATGAACGGCGTTGACTTATACGAAGGCGATATTGTCAAAGATTATGGTCTATGTTCAGTATCTCTTGTTAAATTTGGTGAATATTCAGCCCAACATTGGGAGGAATTTTCCAACGAACCTGATCTTTATCCACACGTTGGTTTTTATATGACCCTTGACAAAAGTGATGATTACCAAACAGCTTTAGAGTTCTTTGGTGATTTTGAAATCATTGCTAACGTGTACGAGAACCCCGAGGTGATGGGATATGAATAAATATACAGTGCTCAACACCTTGTTTGAATTATCAAAAGAAAGCGATGATTTAAAAAGAGGCATTAAAATTTTAGAAGCCATTGAATGGATTCAAGGGAAAGATGAACGGGAAAGCAAGTATGAATTTATCGATAGAGAAATTAACGAAAATTGGGACGACCATGTTCGCGGACGTATTGTTTCTGTTATTGAAAACGCTAATTCAAACTTTATTAATGATTTCCCTAACTCATCAAGCATAACGTGGTTAACCGATAAATTATCTGAAGCAACTCAAGAAGGTGTATTAGAAATCTTTGGCATTAGAAAGAGGTAAAAAAATGAATAAAGCAGAAGCGATTAGAATTTTAAAGAAAGAATTATACAAGATTGACTTTTCTGGACTTAGTGAAGAAAACCTAGAAAAGGTACAAAGGTATGTGGATCTTTACACGGTCATTCAGTGGCTAAAAAGAGAAAGCTTTCGAGCCATTCCAAATTCTATCGATGTTCAAGAAGCATGGAATAATATAGCGAAAGGGTGGGAAACGATTTTCGATGAAAATGAAGAATCAGAAAACAATTAATATCATAGTTGACCTCGCACTGGTGGTCATTACAGTTTGGGGATCATTTCAAAATGGTTGGTTTAATTTGCCTAACTTGGTTTCTTACTTAGGGCTTATAGGCGTGATTGGTTTAGCCAAGAAATGGCAAGGAAATTTTATTTTTAATGGTATTCAAAATTTGTCAGCCGCTATTGTGGCAGGGCGTAGCAAAATTTATGGCGATATGTTTACCAGCCTTTATTACTTGATCACTCAATTCTTTGGCTATCGAGAATGGGAAAACCATAAGGACCGTGATGGCTTAGTCAAGATTGACGAGCATACTAATTGGCGAATGGTTTTGTTTGCTATCTTTATTGGCTTTTTCCTGCTTGGGGGCTTGAGCTGGTGGCTTGGTGGTGTCTATATCTTTTGGGACGCTTTTAACAATGCGACCGCCATCATTGCCCAATATATGCAAGTAGTACAGCGTAAACGATCGAGCTGGATCCTATGGTTGGTTACAAATGTCGTCTCAATGAGTTTATTTTTAAGCGTGGGCGTTCCGCAAATGGCCATTATGTATTTTGTGTTCTCACTGAATGCCGTGCGTGGTTGGTTGAACTGGGGCATGTAAAAAAGAAAACGAAAGGTAGTGTTACATTAATAATGATTAAGGTATATAGCAAAACAGTATGTGGCGGTTGTGATATGGTAAAGCATTATTTAGATATGAATAAGCTAGACTATACGGTAATTAACCTAGACGAGGATCAAGAAGCGATGGACTTAGTCCAATCTAAAGGCATTATGGGTGTGCCAATCGTGGTGGTTAATGACGATTGGGAACGTGCCATTGTTGGTTTTAATCCCGTAGCAATTGACGACTTGATTAAGGGGTGACAACCATGTTTGAATCAATCACCGATGAAATGGCTAAGCTATACGAAAGCAAGAACCATGATTATGGCAATAGTTTTGATAAGTCAATGGATCAGTTCGGACTGGTGGCCAGTGCGATCAGGTTAGGGGACAAGTATAATCGATTTAGTGAATTAATTAATAGTGACCAGCAGCAGGTTAAAGACGAATCCATACGTGATACTTTAATTGATCTTGCCAATTATAGCGTGATGACGATCATGTGGCTTGACAATCAAAGGGGTGACTAGGTATTCAAGCAAAAGCTTATCTGAAGAAAATTAAACGGTTAGATCGTAGGTGCCATCATAAGGTTGACGAGCTAAACGAGCTTAGAAGCACGATAACGTCCATTAGAGCGGTTGACTATACCCAAGAGTCCGTTAGTACCAGCAGAGAGAATAACGCTGATAAAGGCATTATGGCGCTTCTAACGCTAGAGGAAGATTTAAGCGAAGAGGTTAAAGAGTATTTTTCGTATAAAGGAAAAGCCCTCGATCTTATCAATCAATTAGACAAAGATAGTTATGTAGATATTCTTTACATGCGTTACTTTGAATATAAGGATTATAAAGAGATTGCTTACGACTTAGATCAAACCTATGAATGGACGATTAGACAACATGGCTATGCCTTGCAAGCTTTAGATGCTATCATGCCGTCAGAAGAGAAATAAGGGTGATTTTAGACGTTCTAACCCTTTGATAGTATAAATACCTTACGCTATAAATAAAAAGCGTTAAATGTACGTTAAATATTAAAAAGCCCTATTCGAAATGTGTAGTGACCCCCAAAAGTTGGACTAAGAATTCAACTTTTGGGGGTTATTTTTATGTCTAAATATTCATTAGAATTTAAA
This genomic stretch from Aerococcus mictus harbors:
- the dut gene encoding dUTP diphosphatase, whose amino-acid sequence is MSNKILVPQVVATWIENRFEGGFEQGFTLKDLFFNNHYDPIDERLEAWLFSSEEEENIQRQKILLEAIVNGYEVRDDEQILRVKRLTNTAKLPTKAHETDAGFDIYADQKFEADENSIMPKTVSTGIAIKIPDGYYGRLVGRSGLTSHTGLRVHEGIIDSGYTGELKVMCSFVCPYAVNKGNKIAQLIIQPLPAFEVLEVDELPQTDRNTGGFGSTGV
- a CDS encoding crossover junction endodeoxyribonuclease RuvC; amino-acid sequence: MKLIAFDQSTTATGFCVMEMGSADIIAYDVIKPVGEVNDRIREIIRKAMWLCEHYEVGFVFIEGIQVQRNPVVYEKLAKLEGTLEICLEEKGYFVNVIKASEWRKLVGIKARKRKDAKKAAIAMVKDLYDIEPTEDECEAILFARAFSLQDWEGVPE
- the pnuC gene encoding nicotinamide riboside transporter PnuC — encoded protein: MKMKNQKTINIIVDLALVVITVWGSFQNGWFNLPNLVSYLGLIGVIGLAKKWQGNFIFNGIQNLSAAIVAGRSKIYGDMFTSLYYLITQFFGYREWENHKDRDGLVKIDEHTNWRMVLFAIFIGFFLLGGLSWWLGGVYIFWDAFNNATAIIAQYMQVVQRKRSSWILWLVTNVVSMSLFLSVGVPQMAIMYFVFSLNAVRGWLNWGM
- a CDS encoding YopX family protein, with translation MIPKFRAWNKLTQTMEPVNTMDFNYGEINTFDGCGCQDNTLSFDDIILMRWTGLTDMNGVDLYEGDIVKDYGLCSVSLVKFGEYSAQHWEEFSNEPDLYPHVGFYMTLDKSDDYQTALEFFGDFEIIANVYENPEVMGYE
- a CDS encoding DUF669 domain-containing protein; this encodes MGLLDTLKEVKNEGFDPKKDTVSDFEDLPSGDYVVRLKSAGTRYNEKLSQSEITFNLEVVSGEHKGSIEFLSLSFEDEVPDFVKKKNARILLKLNELLDIKAAESELNDEVKTAEAFSDRGVGNQVLMKLRLSKNKKNPDFPYRNYEFEPVPDEPEDPFGGIGEEELPF
- a CDS encoding ATP-dependent DNA helicase, coding for MYDFSKALTNNIERTYTYAYASNAFQYPKPAYEYNALEFFHRLLEIEPFKAFMNLERYGFKQTKRALDRYEIPYTADQERRARVFYDVTTLMLARSSDYVSLDLGTEDLEGTGVVLYKAPNTYTTYDTLAVAKFIRNLPAHQKVNNTIYTAELPDLLKRSNEQMEALETCVTHKVSCLIGGAGTGKSFVTANIINQLKENDQRVVVLAPTHKAKEALQEKLEDNVTVRTIHSYIYKPEDCDAIVIDESGMLSTPLFKGLINNYKNQQLVFVGDKNQLPPIEYGRPFELLQQSVTVSELKENRRSEAADIIALGKEVIGIPQNANMNTPNIVFAPTIQSAFEDEGAEVLLTFTNADVKGTNEQQKLKDAPASIYPEFSIGDKIIAKTNKKGKHFNGELFTIIDYDLIESKTTGRKVRLNTPQDLAYNFDLAYGLTIHKSQGSEWDVVAYKPSDLDTRNLAYVAITRAKKKLVIIGDLKSEYLAQDDWRFIS
- a CDS encoding glutaredoxin family protein, which encodes MIKVYSKTVCGGCDMVKHYLDMNKLDYTVINLDEDQEAMDLVQSKGIMGVPIVVVNDDWERAIVGFNPVAIDDLIKG
- a CDS encoding nucleotide modification associated domain-containing protein; protein product: MFESITDEMAKLYESKNHDYGNSFDKSMDQFGLVASAIRLGDKYNRFSELINSDQQQVKDESIRDTLIDLANYSVMTIMWLDNQRGD